Proteins encoded in a region of the Streptomyces sp. NBC_00258 genome:
- a CDS encoding histidine phosphatase family protein: protein MHVRVTLIAAARSSSLLAERFDDDRPLDQAGWGEVQRVVHMLVPLAAAELRYCSPTPRSRATGDALGLAPLAQPALRDCDMGRWRGLTLGEAMAREPEAVDAWLADPYSAAHGGESLVEFIQRVGGWLDTRPADDGGRIVAVAEPAVVRAALVYALKAHPSAYWNLDVRPLSTVTLTGRAGRWNLRFEARSERL, encoded by the coding sequence ATGCATGTTCGGGTCACGCTGATCGCTGCCGCCCGCAGCTCCTCGCTGCTCGCCGAGCGCTTCGACGACGACCGGCCGCTCGACCAGGCGGGCTGGGGCGAGGTGCAGCGCGTCGTACACATGCTGGTGCCGTTGGCGGCTGCCGAGCTGCGGTACTGCTCACCGACTCCGCGCAGCCGGGCCACCGGTGACGCGCTGGGCCTCGCGCCGCTGGCTCAGCCGGCCCTGCGGGACTGCGACATGGGGCGCTGGCGAGGCCTGACACTCGGCGAGGCGATGGCCCGTGAACCCGAGGCCGTGGACGCCTGGCTCGCCGACCCGTACTCCGCGGCGCACGGCGGAGAGTCGCTGGTGGAGTTCATCCAGCGGGTGGGCGGCTGGCTCGACACCCGCCCGGCCGACGACGGGGGCCGCATCGTCGCCGTGGCCGAGCCCGCCGTCGTACGGGCCGCGCTCGTCTACGCCTTGAAGGCGCACCCGTCGGCGTACTGGAACCTCGACGTCCGCCCGTTGTCGACGGTCACGCTCACCGGCCGGGCCGGGCGCTGGAACCTCCGCTTCGAGGCTCGGTCCGAGCGCCTCTAG
- a CDS encoding DUF6314 family protein encodes MSEYWPVTDVLAYLTGGWRVERSVRDLASGDRGSFSGATVFEPLDDEAGLLHHESGTFVWQNVARPAERTLRFLADDDGAGRADVRFADGRRFHDLDLTSGHHVTDHPCAADLYRGEFTVHDADHWRTVWRVGGPAKDLLLTTDYTRDAEREAGHDSGQG; translated from the coding sequence ATGTCCGAATACTGGCCGGTGACCGATGTGTTGGCGTATCTCACGGGCGGCTGGCGCGTGGAGCGTTCGGTGCGGGATCTCGCGAGCGGGGACCGGGGCTCGTTCAGCGGGGCGACGGTGTTCGAGCCGCTCGACGACGAGGCCGGGCTGCTCCACCACGAGTCCGGCACCTTCGTGTGGCAGAACGTGGCCCGCCCCGCCGAGCGCACATTGCGGTTCCTGGCGGATGACGACGGAGCCGGCCGGGCCGACGTTCGGTTCGCGGACGGCCGCCGCTTCCACGACCTGGACCTGACCTCCGGGCACCACGTCACCGACCATCCGTGCGCGGCGGACCTCTACCGGGGCGAGTTCACCGTGCACGACGCGGACCACTGGCGGACGGTGTGGCGGGTGGGCGGCCCCGCCAAGGACCTGCTCCTCACGACGGACTACACGCGGGACGCCGAGCGGGAGGCCGGGCACGACTCCGGGCAGGGCTAG